The Vespula vulgaris chromosome 17, iyVesVulg1.1, whole genome shotgun sequence genome includes a window with the following:
- the LOC127069923 gene encoding myosin-3-like isoform X1 produces MECERKDSFTPQPPYYLEEISPIDTDKIFLPQFEKNHSSVDGRLSSITEILYFGDGINELPRDFIVQAHVDVKKRENDLTDTKRFIKGNRSNVASIMNEKKSMFEFSGNDFRSSDASSKNDSGIVIEETIDWKLVSANSNDKSMIENESDTTVLRKESKQLEKSADLVDARTYEEERTKQRELNERLKLMEETEETGEIGLVPRRSFRPHDFNCQRLEDLSRWLKHRLDLQMAYCKIEHLSKMNELKRDLTSKTIDLNEANQKITKANRDLSKLNDLTDRLNDVTAIVAEYHKDRKELCQELRKRLEVQLSLEMKLKYFVSLVEEKEEEITHLRKDVTNIFHTNSTNKEKIKELDNEIIDIKERMDSIRKELINSEELRIEIEKSSREEIDDLKSKLVMYENKATLLTRTVQDLDDKKDELIRVKTQLLRKEREMSLFKSNRDATIKKYEFLMKQLQDENDKLKDQARYESTSVSTGVKESANCPVRTRNKFKVSESLKKLTRGGFAKGSDGNWKSNYLRRKSNDEKSVASTSNFSVSRVSSCHETTNVDSVSSENTAKFTREKEEDQTFTDRTESDVDSNESDSRATTGSSGGTDDDYDTEEDSEIICCRPPRRNRMSGWMRIRRIDARTVLTHCSDIELDGDRSDSA; encoded by the exons ATGGAGTGCGAACGAAAGGATTCGTTCACGCCTCAACCGCCATATTATTTGGAGGAAATATCGCCGATAGATACCGATAAGATATTTCTACCTCAATTCGAGAAAAATCATTCGAGCGTCGACGGGAGATTATCGTCCATCACGGAAATCTTATATTTCGGTGACGGTATCAACGAATTACCAAGAGATTTCATCGTTCAAGCTCACGTCGACGTTAAGAAACGCGAGAACGATCTCACGGATACGAAACGTTTTATCAAAGGAAATCGTTCGAACGTCGCCAGTATTatgaacgagaagaaaagtatGTTCGAATTTTCCGGGAACGATTTTAGATCGAGCGACGCCAGTAGTAAAAACGATTCTGGCATCGTAATCGAAGAAACCATCGATTGGAAGCTCGTCTCTGCCAACTCGAACGATAAAAGTATGATCGAGAACGAAAGCGATACTACGGTGTTGCGAAAAGAATCGAAACAGTTGGAGAAATCAGCGGATTTGGTCGACGCGAGAACGtacgaggaagaaagaacgaagcaACGTGAATTGAACGAAAGATTGAAATTAATGGAAGAAACGGAAGAAACCGGAGAAATCGGACTCGTACCGAGGAGGTCTTTTCGACCTCACGACTTTAATTGTCAACGTTTGGAGGACCTATCGCGATGGTTGAAGCACAGATTGGATTTACAGATGGCGTATTGCAAGATAGAACATTTGTCGAAAATGAACGAGCTCAAGAGAGATTTAACGTCGAAGACGATCGATCTGAACGAAGcgaatcaaaaaataacgaaggcTAATCGCGATCTAAGCAAGTTAAACGATTTGACGGATCGATTGAACGATGTAACGGCGATCGTCGCCGAGTATCACAAGGATAGGAAAGAACTGTGTCAGGAATTACGTAAACGATTGGAAGTGCAATTAAGTTtggaaatgaaattgaaatattttgtgtCATTggtagaagagaaggaggaggagataaCGCATTTGAGAAAGGACGTAACCAATATCTTCCATACCAATTCgacgaacaaagaaaagatcaaGGAACTCGATaacgaaataatcgatataaaggAAAGAATGGATTCGATTAGAAAGGAGCTGATAAACTCCGAGGAATTGCGTatcgagatagaaaagagttCGAGAGAGGAGATCGATGATCTTAAATCTAAATTGGTAATGTATGAAAATAAAGCTACGTTGTTAACGCGTACCGTCCAAGATCTCGACGACAAGAAAGACGAACTTATTCGAGTTAAAACCCAATTGCTTCGTAAGGAACGTGAAATGAGTTTGTTCAAGAGTAACAGAGACGCGACCATCAAGAAGTACGAATTTCTGATGAAGCAATTGCAGGACGAGAACGACAAGTTGAAAGATCAAGCGCGTTACGAGTCAACATCGGTATCGACAGGGGTCAAAGAATCGGCCAATTGTCCGGTCCGAACGCGCAACAAGTTCAAAGTTTCCGAGTCATTGAAGAAATTAACTCGTGGTGGTTTCGCTAAGGGTTCCGATGGTAATTGGAAATCGAATTATCTTCGTAGAAAGTCGAACGACGAAAAATCGGTGGCATCGACGTCTAACTTTTCGGTATCCAGAGTTTCGAGTTGTCACGAGACTACCAACGTAGATTCGGTCTCGTCGGAGAACACTGCGAAGTTTACAcgggaaaaggaggaagatcAAACGTTTACCGATCGA ACAGAAAGCGACGTAGACTCGAACGAGTCGGATTCTCGAGCGACTACCGGAAGTTCCGGAGGAACGGACGACGATTACGATACCGAGGAAGATTCCGAGATTATTTGCTGTAGGCCGCCAAGACGAAACAGAATGTCTGGTTGGATGAGAATAAGGAGAATCGATGCCAGAACGGTATTGACGCATTGTTCGGACATAGAACTCGACGGGGATCGATCCGATTCCGCTTAA
- the LOC127069923 gene encoding myosin-3-like isoform X2, producing the protein MECERKDSFTPQPPYYLEEISPIDTDKIFLPQFEKNHSSVDGRLSSITEILYFGDGINELPRDFIVQAHVDVKKRENDLTDTKRFIKGNRSNVASIMNEKKSMFEFSGNDFRSSDASSKNDSGIVIEETIDWKLVSANSNDKSMIENESDTTVLRKESKQLEKSADLVDARTYEEERTKQRELNERLKLMEETEETGEIGLVPRRSFRPHDFNCQRLEDLSRWLKHRLDLQMAYCKIEHLSKMNELKRDLTSKTIDLNEANQKITKANRDLSKLNDLTDRLNDVTAIVAEYHKDRKELCQELRKRLEVQLSLEMKLKYFVSLVEEKEEEITHLRKDVTNIFHTNSTNKEKIKELDNEIIDIKERMDSIRKELINSEELRIEIEKSSREEIDDLKSKLVMYENKATLLTRTVQDLDDKKDELIRVKTQLLRKEREMSLFKSNRDATIKKYEFLMKQLQDENDKLKDQARYESTSVSTGVKESANCPVRTRNKFKVSESLKKLTRGGFAKGSDGNWKSNYLRRKSNDEKSVASTSNFSVSRVSSCHETTNVDSVSSENTAKFTREKEEDQTFTDRKAT; encoded by the exons ATGGAGTGCGAACGAAAGGATTCGTTCACGCCTCAACCGCCATATTATTTGGAGGAAATATCGCCGATAGATACCGATAAGATATTTCTACCTCAATTCGAGAAAAATCATTCGAGCGTCGACGGGAGATTATCGTCCATCACGGAAATCTTATATTTCGGTGACGGTATCAACGAATTACCAAGAGATTTCATCGTTCAAGCTCACGTCGACGTTAAGAAACGCGAGAACGATCTCACGGATACGAAACGTTTTATCAAAGGAAATCGTTCGAACGTCGCCAGTATTatgaacgagaagaaaagtatGTTCGAATTTTCCGGGAACGATTTTAGATCGAGCGACGCCAGTAGTAAAAACGATTCTGGCATCGTAATCGAAGAAACCATCGATTGGAAGCTCGTCTCTGCCAACTCGAACGATAAAAGTATGATCGAGAACGAAAGCGATACTACGGTGTTGCGAAAAGAATCGAAACAGTTGGAGAAATCAGCGGATTTGGTCGACGCGAGAACGtacgaggaagaaagaacgaagcaACGTGAATTGAACGAAAGATTGAAATTAATGGAAGAAACGGAAGAAACCGGAGAAATCGGACTCGTACCGAGGAGGTCTTTTCGACCTCACGACTTTAATTGTCAACGTTTGGAGGACCTATCGCGATGGTTGAAGCACAGATTGGATTTACAGATGGCGTATTGCAAGATAGAACATTTGTCGAAAATGAACGAGCTCAAGAGAGATTTAACGTCGAAGACGATCGATCTGAACGAAGcgaatcaaaaaataacgaaggcTAATCGCGATCTAAGCAAGTTAAACGATTTGACGGATCGATTGAACGATGTAACGGCGATCGTCGCCGAGTATCACAAGGATAGGAAAGAACTGTGTCAGGAATTACGTAAACGATTGGAAGTGCAATTAAGTTtggaaatgaaattgaaatattttgtgtCATTggtagaagagaaggaggaggagataaCGCATTTGAGAAAGGACGTAACCAATATCTTCCATACCAATTCgacgaacaaagaaaagatcaaGGAACTCGATaacgaaataatcgatataaaggAAAGAATGGATTCGATTAGAAAGGAGCTGATAAACTCCGAGGAATTGCGTatcgagatagaaaagagttCGAGAGAGGAGATCGATGATCTTAAATCTAAATTGGTAATGTATGAAAATAAAGCTACGTTGTTAACGCGTACCGTCCAAGATCTCGACGACAAGAAAGACGAACTTATTCGAGTTAAAACCCAATTGCTTCGTAAGGAACGTGAAATGAGTTTGTTCAAGAGTAACAGAGACGCGACCATCAAGAAGTACGAATTTCTGATGAAGCAATTGCAGGACGAGAACGACAAGTTGAAAGATCAAGCGCGTTACGAGTCAACATCGGTATCGACAGGGGTCAAAGAATCGGCCAATTGTCCGGTCCGAACGCGCAACAAGTTCAAAGTTTCCGAGTCATTGAAGAAATTAACTCGTGGTGGTTTCGCTAAGGGTTCCGATGGTAATTGGAAATCGAATTATCTTCGTAGAAAGTCGAACGACGAAAAATCGGTGGCATCGACGTCTAACTTTTCGGTATCCAGAGTTTCGAGTTGTCACGAGACTACCAACGTAGATTCGGTCTCGTCGGAGAACACTGCGAAGTTTACAcgggaaaaggaggaagatcAAACGTTTACCGATCGA AAAGCGACGTAG
- the LOC127069949 gene encoding kinesin-like protein subito, with translation MISDDNKVKSPIARSTIEYVPIEESDEMGSIDYDEEDSIPESPCEPKVSTFEVYLKIKPKSKKIPKGMSINENENYYEVLNSTTLITKFKPSVGRKNCRYPLVISKKSNVDHNASKRYYFTKIFQSDVSQAEFFEETMKKRIVDFLTGQNSTIMSYGTTNSGKTYTLHGTPDQPGLIPRSIEHIFSSINCTLVPWYKLYSNNTLMSLDDNERLEESERKAKLLRSPLINTERFTEARKSLENSERSIIGLGSKRDECNGESMYAVWLSFAEIYNDNIYDLLDFEEPLRNRPLKLIGDKNGLTYVKGLTTIYVTTPFEACQILVAGQARMSTSFTTLNPKCSRSHTIFTIGLLKYQKAYAPHETEASTLTFCDLAGSGRSKGLSGLSSERLKEARNINKSLLVLGRCLKTVRKKQKKESSKHSNDHVAGPFRESKLTRMFQRALSGNERVTFLVNIDTSSELINEIKSILKVSSIARQITSDKKELKKFGTKEVSNRHNSTRINESGICNEFKSSSSVDDENNKTIYSPKNVIVEADRNVQEESSRNVSIVDDQVENISEECIYAKKRKRDELSFVSETDEDVIVYKDLQAENIDATRKIRDLENALNNLQYEKRIVLAENNKYSSELVLLKRELKDFQDLAKSEISKLNIPEDEVNDDMDNLALKLKNVIDEKKRFIGKRISDLKTFYVEEEAINDELNEINELRKELSEKTINIQALTIQLESSS, from the exons ATGATATCCGATGATAATAAAGTTAAATCGCCTATCGCTCGATCAACCATTGAGTATGTCCCGATCGAAGAATCCGACGAGATGGGATCGATCGATTACGACGAGGAAGATTCGATTCCTGAAAGTCCATGCGAGCCGAAAGTTTCGACCTTCGaagtatatttgaaaattaaaccgaaatcgaaaaaaattccaAAGGGTATGTCGatcaatgaaaatgaaaactaTTACGAGGTATTAAATTCTACGACTCTTATAACGAAATTCAAGCCGAGCGTCGGCCGTAAAAATTGTAGATATCCTCTGGTTATAAGTAAAAAGAGCAACGTGGATCATAACGCGAGCAAAAGATATTACTTCACGAAGATATTTCAATCCGACGTATCACAAGCGGAATTCTTCGAGGAGACCATGAAAAAACGAATCGTCGATTTTTTGACAGGACAAAATTCAACGATAATGAGTTACGGTACGACTAATTCCGGTAAGACTTACACGCTTCACGGTACACCGGATCAACCGGGTTTGATTCCCCGTAGTATCGAGCACATATTCTCGAGTATAAATTGTACTCTTGTGCCTTGGTATAAACTCTATTCGAACAATACATTGATGAGCTTGGACGACAACGAGAGATTGGAGGAGTCGGAAAGGAAAGCGAAACTTTTGAGATCGCCTTTGATCAACACCGAAAGATTTACGGAAGCAAGAAAATCATTGGAGAATTCGGAAAGATCGATCATAGGATTGGGAAGTAAACGTGACGAGTGTAACGGGGAATCGATGTACGCCGTATGGTTGTCGTTCGCCGAGATCTACAACGACAATATTTACGATCTTCTCGATTTCGAGGAACCATTGAGAAATCGTCCATTGAAATTGATCGGTGATAAGAACGGTCTCACTTACGTTAAGGGATTGACAACGATCTACGTAACGACACCGTTCGAGGCTTGTCAAATTTTAGTTGCCGGACAAGCCAGGATGAGTACCTCGTTTACAACGTTAAATCCTAAATGTTCGAGGTCCCATACCATATTCACAATAGGATTGTTGAAGTATCAGAAAGCATACGCGCCCCACGAAACCGAAGCCAGTACATTGACTTTTTGCGATCTCGCTGGATCCGGACGATCCAAAGGATTAAGCGGATTAAGCAGCGAGAGATTGAAGGAGGcaagaaatattaacaaaagttTGTTGGTACTCGGTAGATGTTTAAAGACTGTTcggaaaaaacagaaaaaagaatcaagcAAGCATAGCAACGATCACGTAGCTGGTCCATTTCGAGAATCGAAATTGACGAGGATGTTTCAAAGAGCGTTGTCCGGCAACGAGCGCGTAACTTTTCTGGTAAATATCGATACTTCGTCGGAActaataaacgaaattaaaagtatattgaAGGTATCGTCCATCGCGAGACAAATAACGTCCGATAAAAAGGAGTTGAAAAAATTTGGCACGAAAGAAGTATCCAATCGTCATAATTCAACAAGGATCAACGAGTCCGGAATTTGTAACGAATTTAAATCGTCCAGTAGCGTAGACGATGAGAACAACAAGACGATCTACAGCCCGAAAAATGTTATTGTCGAGGCCGATCGTAACGTTCAAGAGGAAAGTTCGAGGAAcgtttcgatcgtcgacgatcaaGTGGAAAATATTTCGGAGGAATGTATATACGCTAAAAAACGTAAGAGAGACGAGCTCTCGTTCGTAAGCGAGACGGACGAGGACGTTATCGTTTACAAAGACTTGCAAGCTGAAAATATTGACGCTACGAGAAAGATACGGGATTTGGAAAACGCACTGAATAATTTGCAATACGAGAAACGCATAGTGCTagctgaaaataataaatacagtTCGGAATTGGTGCTGCTTAAGAGGGAATTAAAGGATTTTCAAGATCTCGCAAAATCTGAGATATCCAAATTAAATATCCCCGAAGACGAGGTGAACGACGATATGGATAATTTAGCGCTTAAATTGAAGAACGTTAtagacgagaaaaagagattcatCGGGAAACGTATATCGGATTTGAAAACGTTTTACGTCGAGGAGGAAGCGATCAACGACGAATTGAACGAAATAAACGAATTGAGAAAAGAACTTTCGGAAAAGACGATTAATATACAAGCGCTGACGATACAATTGGAATCTT CGTCGTAA